Proteins from a single region of Candidatus Parcubacteria bacterium:
- the uvrB gene encoding excinuclease ABC subunit UvrB (Derived by automated computational analysis using gene prediction method: Protein Homology. GO_component: GO:0009380 - excinuclease repair complex [Evidence IEA]; GO_function: GO:0003677 - DNA binding [Evidence IEA]; GO_function: GO:0005515 - protein binding [Evidence IEA]; GO_function: GO:0005524 - ATP binding [Evidence IEA]; GO_function: GO:0016787 - hydrolase activity [Evidence IEA]; GO_function: GO:0016887 - ATP hydrolysis activity [Evidence IEA]; GO_process: GO:0006289 - nucleotide-excision repair [Evidence IEA]), translated as MDPLFQLKSDFAPAGDQPEAIAKLKSGLKAGLRAQTLLGVTGSGKTFTIANVVAELNQPILVIAPNKALAAQLYREYKNFFPDNAVHYFVSYYDYYQPEAYLPVTDTYIDKEAMINDELDRLRHGTTAALLSRRDVIVVASVSCIYNLGVPDNYLEARLHLSVGQALVRSDLIKQLVRLQFKRVAGNIDSGQFRVRGDIIEIRPMAEKVLYRIELTRQEIHRLEILDEETRQIKEELKEIVLFPPKHFISTQPQIDSALTDIKEELLEREQYFKDEGLFLEAERIGRRTRYDLEMIKTIGYCHGIENYSRHLSGKRPGEAPDSLLAYFPKDKDGQPDFLTIIDESHITIPQIRGMYNGDQARKKNLVQYGWRLPSALDNRPLKFKEFEERVGQIVFTTATPGEYEKIHSQKIVEQVIRPTGLVDPEIEIRPVFDREKNRTQINDLEEEIATITAAGGRVLVNTLTKKQAEDLHAYLTKKGVQSNYLHSDVKTFARTEVLKDFRQGVFDVLIGVNLLREGLDLPEVVLVAILDADREGFLRSETSLMQTMGRAARNVSGRIILYADQLTDSIKKATATVTRRREKQLAYNKKYQINPKTIQKPVEDFLDFVPTADAKPVKKGGRAPKKTKKHGR; from the coding sequence ATGGACCCGCTTTTTCAGTTAAAATCAGATTTTGCACCAGCGGGCGACCAGCCGGAAGCGATCGCTAAGTTAAAGTCGGGCTTAAAGGCCGGTTTAAGGGCGCAAACCCTTCTAGGTGTCACTGGCTCGGGGAAAACTTTTACCATCGCTAATGTCGTGGCCGAATTAAACCAGCCGATTTTGGTGATTGCGCCCAATAAGGCGTTGGCGGCCCAACTTTATCGCGAATACAAAAACTTTTTTCCGGATAACGCCGTTCACTATTTTGTTTCCTATTACGACTACTATCAGCCGGAAGCTTATTTGCCGGTCACTGATACTTATATTGATAAGGAGGCGATGATTAATGATGAACTTGATCGTCTGCGCCATGGCACCACTGCCGCACTTTTGTCGCGACGTGATGTGATTGTGGTCGCTTCCGTTTCCTGTATTTATAACTTAGGTGTGCCCGATAACTACCTAGAGGCGCGGCTCCATCTTAGTGTTGGTCAAGCGTTGGTGCGCTCTGATTTAATCAAACAATTAGTGCGCCTACAATTTAAAAGAGTGGCTGGTAATATTGATTCCGGCCAGTTTCGGGTGCGCGGTGATATTATTGAGATTCGGCCGATGGCCGAAAAGGTGCTTTATCGAATCGAGCTCACCCGTCAAGAGATTCATCGTTTAGAAATTCTTGATGAGGAGACGAGGCAAATTAAAGAAGAACTTAAGGAAATTGTTTTATTCCCGCCGAAACACTTTATCTCCACCCAACCACAAATTGATAGCGCCTTGACCGATATTAAAGAAGAACTTTTAGAGCGCGAGCAATATTTTAAAGACGAAGGTTTGTTTTTAGAAGCGGAAAGAATTGGTCGGCGCACCCGTTATGATTTAGAGATGATTAAAACTATCGGCTATTGCCATGGCATTGAAAATTATTCCCGGCACTTGTCGGGGAAGCGCCCGGGTGAGGCACCGGATTCGCTGTTGGCTTATTTCCCAAAAGATAAAGATGGTCAGCCCGATTTTTTAACAATTATTGATGAATCGCATATTACCATTCCGCAAATTCGAGGGATGTATAATGGTGATCAGGCGCGTAAAAAGAACCTGGTTCAATATGGTTGGCGTTTACCCTCAGCTTTAGATAATCGTCCTTTAAAGTTTAAAGAATTTGAAGAGCGGGTTGGACAGATAGTTTTTACGACCGCTACTCCCGGTGAGTATGAGAAGATTCACTCTCAGAAAATAGTTGAACAGGTGATTCGGCCGACCGGTTTAGTTGATCCGGAGATTGAAATTAGACCGGTTTTTGATCGGGAAAAAAATCGTACTCAGATTAATGATTTAGAAGAGGAGATTGCAACGATTACTGCGGCCGGCGGTCGAGTGCTAGTTAATACGCTAACTAAAAAACAGGCGGAAGATTTACATGCCTATCTGACTAAAAAAGGTGTACAGAGTAATTATCTCCATTCGGATGTAAAAACTTTTGCCCGCACCGAAGTTTTAAAAGATTTTCGGCAAGGCGTTTTCGATGTTTTAATTGGCGTTAACTTATTGCGCGAGGGCTTGGATTTGCCGGAGGTGGTCTTAGTGGCGATTTTAGATGCCGATCGTGAAGGTTTCCTGCGCAGCGAAACCTCACTTATGCAAACAATGGGCCGCGCCGCCCGTAATGTTTCTGGGCGCATTATTTTATACGCTGATCAGCTTACCGACTCAATTAAGAAGGCGACCGCCACCGTGACTAGGCGTCGCGAAAAACAATTGGCTTATAATAAAAAATACCAAATTAATCCCAAAACTATCCAGAAGCCGGTTGAAGATTTTTTGGATTTTGTACCGACCGCTGATGCTAAACCAGTAAAAAAGGGCGGTCGCGCACCTAAAAAAACTAAAAAACATGGAAGATAA
- a CDS encoding ATP-binding cassette domain-containing protein (Derived by automated computational analysis using gene prediction method: Protein Homology. GO_function: GO:0005524 - ATP binding [Evidence IEA]), protein MAEPVILRFDEVTFEYVLKKPILDEASFSVRTGSKITLMGQNGAGKSTIFGLIKGELQAKSGKISITNGATIGAAPQVVNPEDFSLSVEAYLAKGFKVVPKNIRSLVAKSLEAVNLVIPTERLVGDLSGGQQARLLLASALIGTPDILLLDEPTNNLDKEGIDHLLEFLIMYDKTVLVISHDADFLNCFTEGVIYLDARTKKTETYVGDYYSVVEEISDRVERERRKNAQLHKMIIDRKEKANFFSHKGGKMRKLAKKMKEETEELEEDLVDVRHEDKTIRPFEIPAQEELSGDIVVIDSVKIIKNHEPVILSLNKRITKRMHVLVTGPNGVGKSTLLRSLISGTAEGAKIASGVRVGYYSQDFANLDFNDTVFESLEKAMPDRDDVQELRSTAAGFLITGDLMGHTVGSLSEGQKGLLTLARLVLMRPGLLVLDEPTNHINFRHLPVMAEAFNNFAGPMIIVSHMEEFVRSLRIDDYLELGKL, encoded by the coding sequence ATGGCGGAACCAGTAATTTTAAGATTTGATGAGGTGACTTTTGAGTACGTCCTGAAAAAACCGATTCTTGACGAAGCGTCTTTTTCCGTACGCACCGGCTCAAAAATAACTTTGATGGGCCAAAATGGCGCCGGCAAGAGTACGATTTTTGGTTTGATTAAAGGCGAACTCCAAGCCAAAAGCGGCAAGATTTCAATTACCAATGGCGCCACTATCGGTGCCGCTCCTCAGGTAGTGAATCCGGAAGATTTTTCTTTAAGCGTTGAGGCTTATCTAGCTAAAGGTTTTAAAGTGGTCCCTAAAAATATCCGCAGTTTAGTGGCTAAATCTTTAGAGGCGGTGAATCTAGTGATTCCTACCGAACGCTTAGTTGGTGATTTATCGGGCGGTCAACAAGCCCGCTTGCTGCTGGCCAGTGCTTTAATTGGTACTCCTGATATTCTACTCTTAGATGAGCCGACGAATAATTTAGATAAAGAGGGAATTGATCACTTGTTGGAATTTTTAATCATGTATGACAAAACAGTTTTGGTAATTTCTCATGATGCTGATTTTTTAAACTGTTTTACCGAGGGGGTTATTTATTTAGATGCGCGCACCAAGAAAACCGAAACCTATGTTGGCGACTACTATTCGGTGGTGGAAGAGATTTCCGATCGCGTTGAAAGAGAGCGCCGCAAAAATGCCCAGCTTCATAAAATGATTATTGACCGCAAAGAGAAGGCGAATTTCTTTTCTCATAAAGGCGGCAAGATGCGTAAGTTGGCTAAGAAAATGAAAGAGGAGACCGAAGAATTGGAAGAAGATTTAGTTGATGTTCGCCATGAAGATAAAACGATTCGCCCTTTTGAGATTCCGGCCCAAGAAGAATTAAGCGGCGATATTGTCGTGATTGATTCTGTTAAAATTATTAAGAATCACGAGCCGGTAATTCTTTCACTAAACAAGCGGATTACCAAAAGAATGCACGTTTTAGTTACTGGCCCGAATGGGGTTGGTAAAAGCACTTTGCTGCGCTCCTTAATTTCCGGCACCGCCGAAGGCGCCAAGATTGCTTCGGGAGTAAGGGTTGGTTATTACAGTCAGGATTTTGCGAACCTGGATTTCAACGATACTGTTTTTGAATCTTTGGAAAAAGCAATGCCCGATCGTGATGATGTTCAAGAGTTGCGCTCTACTGCCGCCGGTTTTTTAATCACTGGTGATCTGATGGGGCACACCGTTGGCTCTTTATCAGAAGGTCAGAAAGGCTTGCTCACCCTCGCGCGCCTAGTGCTGATGCGACCCGGCCTGCTGGTTTTAGATGAACCGACCAATCATATAAATTTTCGCCATCTGCCCGTTATGGCGGAGGCTTTCAATAACTTTGCGGGGCCGATGATTATCGTCAGCCACATGGAGGAGTTTGTTCGTAGTCTCAGAATTGATGATTACTTAGAGCTCGGAAAACTTTAA
- a CDS encoding IMP dehydrogenase (Derived by automated computational analysis using gene prediction method: Protein Homology.), producing MARIVGKAYSFDDVLIVPKYNKVASRKDVSFKTKVTKNYSLDIPLVAANMDTICESKMAIALGRLGGLGVIHRFLAIADQAREVKAVRAEGLLAAAAIGVKDYEERSQALVEAGVQILVLDVAHGHSKRTDLAFDYLKKTYPKIDIMVGNIATKDAAEHFINKGADAIKVGIGPGSMCITRVMAGAGVPQITAIMEAYEASQGRVPVCADGGVKHPGDLAKAIGAGADTVMSGSIFAGTNETPGAMIEKNGRNYKEYRGMASYAATLKKLSLDGQKVSEVVHVEGEMTLLPTAGPVEDVVKKYLGGLASGMTYMGAETIEAIKGKADFVEITSAGLKESVAHGLTEIV from the coding sequence ATGGCGAGAATTGTTGGCAAAGCTTATTCTTTTGATGATGTTTTAATTGTTCCCAAATACAATAAAGTGGCTTCACGTAAGGATGTCAGTTTTAAAACTAAAGTGACTAAGAATTATTCTCTGGATATTCCGCTCGTGGCGGCGAATATGGACACCATTTGCGAAAGCAAGATGGCGATTGCTTTGGGGCGCTTAGGCGGCTTAGGGGTAATTCATCGTTTCTTAGCCATTGCCGATCAGGCCCGCGAGGTCAAAGCCGTGCGAGCGGAGGGATTGCTGGCCGCCGCCGCTATCGGTGTTAAAGACTATGAAGAGCGCTCCCAGGCTTTAGTAGAAGCCGGTGTTCAGATTTTAGTTTTGGATGTTGCCCACGGTCATTCCAAACGGACAGATCTCGCTTTTGATTATTTAAAGAAAACTTATCCAAAAATTGATATAATGGTAGGGAACATTGCCACCAAAGATGCAGCTGAGCATTTTATCAATAAAGGGGCCGACGCCATCAAAGTTGGTATTGGCCCAGGCTCTATGTGTATCACCAGAGTCATGGCTGGTGCTGGAGTGCCGCAGATTACAGCGATTATGGAAGCCTATGAGGCGAGCCAGGGGCGAGTACCGGTTTGTGCTGATGGTGGAGTTAAACACCCGGGAGACTTAGCTAAGGCTATCGGTGCGGGCGCCGATACGGTTATGAGTGGTTCTATCTTTGCGGGCACCAACGAAACTCCGGGAGCGATGATTGAAAAAAATGGCCGAAATTATAAAGAGTATCGCGGGATGGCTAGTTATGCGGCGACTTTAAAAAAATTATCATTAGACGGACAAAAAGTTTCAGAGGTTGTTCACGTCGAAGGCGAGATGACGCTTTTGCCAACCGCTGGCCCCGTTGAAGATGTGGTCAAGAAATATTTAGGCGGCCTGGCCTCAGGGATGACTTATATGGGCGCCGAGACTATTGAGGCGATTAAAGGGAAGGCAGACTTTGTGGAGATTACCAGTGCTGGCTTGAAAGAAAGCGTGGCCCACGGTCTCACCGAGATTGTTTAA